One Streptomyces sp. CNQ-509 DNA window includes the following coding sequences:
- a CDS encoding alpha/beta fold hydrolase — protein MSSTSAASSGRRDAAPGSAAPVPPVSRTALLRAADGVPIEAAYAPGPGAGAPAIVVAHGFTGALERPAIRRAAAVFAQRAGVVTFSFRGHGGSGGRSTVGDREVLDLAAAVAWARALGHARVATVGFSMGGSVVLRHGALYRPEARGDEWEREGRTGAYGNAAAGAGGGARGPATHGAGPDGPVALGSGAEGSVALGADALGAGAIPAGTVPYADAVVSVSAPARWYYRGTAPMRRLHWIVERRTGRAVSRLALKTRIHHRRWNPVPLSPTAAVPRIAPAPLLIVHGTRDGYFPLDHPEALAAAAAPGTAELWLEEDFAHAENAASEDLLERIAAWAAEAAGRRPSRGV, from the coding sequence ATGAGCTCCACCTCCGCTGCCTCGTCCGGCCGAAGAGACGCCGCACCCGGTTCGGCCGCACCCGTGCCCCCCGTTTCCCGTACGGCGCTGCTGCGGGCGGCGGACGGGGTGCCGATCGAGGCGGCGTACGCCCCGGGCCCCGGCGCCGGCGCCCCGGCGATCGTGGTGGCGCACGGTTTCACGGGCGCGCTGGAGCGGCCGGCGATCCGCCGGGCGGCGGCGGTGTTCGCGCAGCGTGCGGGGGTGGTGACGTTCTCGTTCCGGGGCCACGGCGGGTCCGGCGGGCGGTCGACGGTCGGGGACCGGGAGGTGCTGGACCTGGCGGCGGCGGTGGCGTGGGCCAGGGCGCTGGGGCACGCCCGGGTGGCGACGGTGGGGTTCTCGATGGGCGGCTCGGTGGTGCTGCGCCACGGCGCGCTGTATCGCCCGGAGGCGCGGGGTGACGAATGGGAGCGCGAGGGGCGCACGGGGGCGTACGGAAACGCCGCCGCGGGAGCCGGCGGGGGCGCCCGGGGCCCGGCGACGCACGGCGCGGGTCCGGACGGCCCGGTGGCGCTCGGCTCGGGCGCGGAAGGCTCGGTGGCCCTCGGCGCCGACGCCCTCGGCGCCGGTGCGATCCCCGCGGGCACGGTCCCGTACGCGGACGCCGTGGTGTCCGTCAGCGCCCCGGCCCGCTGGTACTACCGCGGCACGGCGCCGATGCGGCGGCTGCACTGGATAGTGGAGCGCCGTACGGGCCGCGCGGTCTCCCGCCTCGCGCTGAAGACCCGCATCCACCACCGCCGCTGGAATCCCGTACCCCTCTCCCCCACGGCCGCGGTCCCCCGGATCGCCCCGGCCCCGCTGCTGATCGTCCACGGCACCCGGGACGGCTACTTCCCCCTGGACCACCCCGAGGCCCTGGCCGCCGCGGCGGCTCCGGGCACGGCGGAGCTGTGGCTGGAGGAGGACTTCGCCCACGCGGAGAACGCGGCGAGCGAGGACTTGCTGGAGCGGATCGCCGCGTGGGCGGCCGAGGCGGCCGGCCGGCGGCCCTCGCGGGGCGTCTAG